A genome region from Lytechinus pictus isolate F3 Inbred chromosome 16, Lp3.0, whole genome shotgun sequence includes the following:
- the LOC129279409 gene encoding RNA-binding motif protein, X chromosome-like isoform X8, which translates to MPAAVKDSPNKVFVSNIPKTWDDAKLESIFVKFGKISQVNLMKHRETGESRGFGFITYDSEEDANDAIQGMNGKDIEGVELKVDAALKSLHSGGAGGERGGRGGFRGRGVPRGRGGPLMRGGPMGGGFSPRGGPRGGFMPRGRGGPFRGGMGGEEGGSRGRGRFDGPPRGGPPRGGPRGGMRGSPRGAPRGAPRGAPRGRGGPGRPLIDRPPMEEMDQDTGFNGPRGSRPLLGKEPLLQDPGAPDYHQAREPMGHPAERAPEGYRGGGYPDRGLLPTRQAQWDEAPVRRDLEPLMREREARAPPQMERHAERPRSSFPPEREAGYGGRGGAGAAPASQYGEESYGGARGGARGGAAGRGAAQEEYGQQSRGAGGAYDYAESRPARAEYGAASAAAADPYRSRAPYGANSEPTPARQTRESFGERDYAPQARSADPYGAAPSAAASRGYGAREPALPRDAPMSREAPRGRDPMAARDYAPPARSQRDYAEPARREETVGDYARGGFAEERQASSFSSRTFDEYEKASSRGYGAASDSYGSARDPAGSSSSSRSAFSSRDQYPSGRGDRAEKPGYGDSYRTAPQSSYGGRSAPADRNGGGRPYSRY; encoded by the exons ATGCCTGCTGCAGTTAAAGACTCGCCAAACAAGGTCTTTGTGAGCAACATTCCTAAGACATGGGACGATGCGAAATTAGAATCAATATTTGTCAAGTTCGGCAAAATATCTCAAG TAAACTTGATGAAACATAGAGAGACCGGAGAATCTAGAGGATTTGGCTTCATCACATATGATAGCGAGGAGGATGCAAATGATGCTATACAGGGAATGAATGGAAAg GATATTGAAGGAGTGGAGCTGAAAGTAGATGCTGCCCTCAAGTCTCTACACTCAGGTGGAGCCGGTGGCGAAAGGGGCGGCCGAGGGGGCTTCAGAGGAAGAGGAGTCCCAAG aggAAGGGGAGGACCTCTTATGCGTGGAGGCCCAATGGGGGGCGGGTTCTCCCCAAGAGGCGGACCAAGGGGTGGCTTTATGCCAAGGGGGCGTGGCGGACCATTCAGAGGAGGCATGGGAGGTGAAGAAGGAGGAAGTCGAGGGCGTGGCCGATTTGATGGACCCCCACGAGGCGGACCACCAAGGGGCGGACCAAGGGGTGGCATGAGAGGGTCACCAAGGGGTGCGCCCAGAGGAGCACCCAGGGGGGCACCAAGGGGACGAGGTGGGCCAGGAAG acCTCTAATCGACAGACCTCCCATGGAAGAAATGGACCAAGATACAGGGTTCAACGGGCCCAGAGGAAGCAGACCTCTACTCGGTAAAG AGCCCCTATTACAAGACCCTGGAGCGCCAGATTACCATCAAGCTCGGGAACCCATGGGACATCCCGCCGAGAGAGCCCCAGAAGGATATCGTG GTGGCGGATACCCCGACCGAGGTTTGCTTCCAACTCGCCAAGCCCAGTGGGACGAGGCACCTGTGAGAAGAGATCtgg AACCCCTCATGCGTGAGAGAGAGGCTAGGGCGCCACCTCAAATGGAGCGTCATGCAG AGCGCCCTCGCTCTTCCTTCCCACCAGAGCGTGAAGCAGGCTATGGTGGCCGTGGTGGCGCTGGTGCTGCTCCCGCTTCCCAGTATGGAGAAGAGAGCTATG GTGGAGCCCGTGGTGGAGCCCGAGGTGGAGCCGCTGGACGTGGTGCCGCCCAGGAGGAGTACGGCCAGCAGAGCCGTGGAGCAGGAGGAGCTTATGACTACGCCGAGTCCAGGCCTGCCAGGGCGGAGTATGGGGCTGCTTCTGCTGCCGCTGCTGATCCATACCGCTCCAGAGCTCCCTATGGAGCCAATAGTGAGCCAACTCCAGCTCGCCAAACCAGAGAAAG TTTTGGCGAGCGTGACTACGCGCCTCAAGCTCGAAGCGCCGACCCGTACGGTGCGGCTCCGTCGGCTGCAGCATCCCGAGGATACGGAGCCAGGGAGCCTGCCCTCCCCCGCGATGCACCCATGTCCCGTGAAGCACCAAGGGGACGCGACCCAATGGCCGCCCGGGACTACGCCCCTCCTGCCCGTAGCCAGAGGGACTATGCTGAACCGGCTAGACGTGAAGAGACTGTAGGGGATTACGCCAGGGGAGGCTTTGCTGAGGAAAGACAAGCATCTTCCTTTTCCTCAAGAACCTTTGATGAATATG AGAAGGCCAGTAGCCGGGGATACGGAGCTGCCTCAGACAGCTATGGCTCTGCCAGGGACCCTGCTG GAAGCTCATCAAGTTCAAGATCGGCCTTTTCCTCTCGCGATCAGTACCCAAGTGGGCGTGGCGATCGTGCCGAAAAGCCCGGGTACGGCGACTCTTACAGAACCGCACCCCAATCCTCCTACGGTGGCCGCTCTGCCCCCGCCGATAGAAATGGGGGCGGCCGCCCTTACAGCCGTTATTAG
- the LOC129279409 gene encoding RNA-binding motif protein, X chromosome-like isoform X1: MPAAVKDSPNKVFVSNIPKTWDDAKLESIFVKFGKISQVNLMKHRETGESRGFGFITYDSEEDANDAIQGMNGKDIEGVELKVDAALKSLHSGGAGGERGGRGGFRGRGVPRGRGGPLMRGGPMGGGFSPRGGPRGGFMPRGRGGPFRGGMGGEEGGSRGRGRFDGPPRGGPPRGGPRGGMRGSPRGAPRGAPRGAPRGRGGPGRPLIDRPPMEEMDQDTGFNGPRGSRPLLGKEPLLQDPGAPDYHQAREPMGHPAERAPEGYRDLPRHRPDMNQDRLQPWASHGRNVGGYADGGLLPTHEAQWDNTVGGEKGGGYSGGLLPTHQALWDEATVGREQGGGYPDRGLLPTRQAQWDEAPVRRDLEPLMREREARAPPQMERHAAERPRSSFPPEREAGYGGRGGAGAAPASQYGEESYGGARGGARGGAAGRGAAQEEYGQQSRGAGGAYDYAESRPARAEYGAASAAAADPYRSRAPYGANSEPTPARQTRESFGERDYAPQARSADPYGAAPSAAASRGYGAREPALPRDAPMSREAPRGRDPMAARDYAPPARSQRDYAEPARREETVGDYARGGFAEERQASSFSSRTFDEYEKASSRGYGAASDSYGSARDPAGSSSSSRSAFSSRDQYPSGRGDRAEKPGYGDSYRTAPQSSYGGRSAPADRNGGGRPYSRY, encoded by the exons ATGCCTGCTGCAGTTAAAGACTCGCCAAACAAGGTCTTTGTGAGCAACATTCCTAAGACATGGGACGATGCGAAATTAGAATCAATATTTGTCAAGTTCGGCAAAATATCTCAAG TAAACTTGATGAAACATAGAGAGACCGGAGAATCTAGAGGATTTGGCTTCATCACATATGATAGCGAGGAGGATGCAAATGATGCTATACAGGGAATGAATGGAAAg GATATTGAAGGAGTGGAGCTGAAAGTAGATGCTGCCCTCAAGTCTCTACACTCAGGTGGAGCCGGTGGCGAAAGGGGCGGCCGAGGGGGCTTCAGAGGAAGAGGAGTCCCAAG aggAAGGGGAGGACCTCTTATGCGTGGAGGCCCAATGGGGGGCGGGTTCTCCCCAAGAGGCGGACCAAGGGGTGGCTTTATGCCAAGGGGGCGTGGCGGACCATTCAGAGGAGGCATGGGAGGTGAAGAAGGAGGAAGTCGAGGGCGTGGCCGATTTGATGGACCCCCACGAGGCGGACCACCAAGGGGCGGACCAAGGGGTGGCATGAGAGGGTCACCAAGGGGTGCGCCCAGAGGAGCACCCAGGGGGGCACCAAGGGGACGAGGTGGGCCAGGAAG acCTCTAATCGACAGACCTCCCATGGAAGAAATGGACCAAGATACAGGGTTCAACGGGCCCAGAGGAAGCAGACCTCTACTCGGTAAAG AGCCCCTATTACAAGACCCTGGAGCGCCAGATTACCATCAAGCTCGGGAACCCATGGGACATCCCGCCGAGAGAGCCCCAGAAGGATATCGTG ATCTGCCCCGGCACAGGCCCGACATGAATCAGGATCGATTGCAGCCGTGGGCCAGCCATGGCCGAAATG TAGGTGGATACGCAGACGGGGGATTGCTACCGACACATGAAGCTCAATGGGACAACACTGTCGGCGGAGAGAAGG GTGGAGGATATTCCGGAGGTTTGCTACCGACACATCAAGCCCTATGGGACGAAGCAACTGTCGGGAGAGAGCAGG GTGGCGGATACCCCGACCGAGGTTTGCTTCCAACTCGCCAAGCCCAGTGGGACGAGGCACCTGTGAGAAGAGATCtgg AACCCCTCATGCGTGAGAGAGAGGCTAGGGCGCCACCTCAAATGGAGCGTCATGCAG CAGAGCGCCCTCGCTCTTCCTTCCCACCAGAGCGTGAAGCAGGCTATGGTGGCCGTGGTGGCGCTGGTGCTGCTCCCGCTTCCCAGTATGGAGAAGAGAGCTATG GTGGAGCCCGTGGTGGAGCCCGAGGTGGAGCCGCTGGACGTGGTGCCGCCCAGGAGGAGTACGGCCAGCAGAGCCGTGGAGCAGGAGGAGCTTATGACTACGCCGAGTCCAGGCCTGCCAGGGCGGAGTATGGGGCTGCTTCTGCTGCCGCTGCTGATCCATACCGCTCCAGAGCTCCCTATGGAGCCAATAGTGAGCCAACTCCAGCTCGCCAAACCAGAGAAAG TTTTGGCGAGCGTGACTACGCGCCTCAAGCTCGAAGCGCCGACCCGTACGGTGCGGCTCCGTCGGCTGCAGCATCCCGAGGATACGGAGCCAGGGAGCCTGCCCTCCCCCGCGATGCACCCATGTCCCGTGAAGCACCAAGGGGACGCGACCCAATGGCCGCCCGGGACTACGCCCCTCCTGCCCGTAGCCAGAGGGACTATGCTGAACCGGCTAGACGTGAAGAGACTGTAGGGGATTACGCCAGGGGAGGCTTTGCTGAGGAAAGACAAGCATCTTCCTTTTCCTCAAGAACCTTTGATGAATATG AGAAGGCCAGTAGCCGGGGATACGGAGCTGCCTCAGACAGCTATGGCTCTGCCAGGGACCCTGCTG GAAGCTCATCAAGTTCAAGATCGGCCTTTTCCTCTCGCGATCAGTACCCAAGTGGGCGTGGCGATCGTGCCGAAAAGCCCGGGTACGGCGACTCTTACAGAACCGCACCCCAATCCTCCTACGGTGGCCGCTCTGCCCCCGCCGATAGAAATGGGGGCGGCCGCCCTTACAGCCGTTATTAG
- the LOC129279409 gene encoding RNA-binding motif protein, X chromosome-like isoform X2 yields MPAAVKDSPNKVFVSNIPKTWDDAKLESIFVKFGKISQVNLMKHRETGESRGFGFITYDSEEDANDAIQGMNGKDIEGVELKVDAALKSLHSGGAGGERGGRGGFRGRGVPRGRGGPLMRGGPMGGGFSPRGGPRGGFMPRGRGGPFRGGMGGEEGGSRGRGRFDGPPRGGPPRGGPRGGMRGSPRGAPRGAPRGAPRGRGGPGRPLIDRPPMEEMDQDTGFNGPRGSRPLLGKEPLLQDPGAPDYHQAREPMGHPAERAPEGYRDLPRHRPDMNQDRLQPWASHGRNVGGYADGGLLPTHEAQWDNTVGGEKGGGYSGGLLPTHQALWDEATVGREQGGGYPDRGLLPTRQAQWDEAPVRRDLEPLMREREARAPPQMERHAERPRSSFPPEREAGYGGRGGAGAAPASQYGEESYGGARGGARGGAAGRGAAQEEYGQQSRGAGGAYDYAESRPARAEYGAASAAAADPYRSRAPYGANSEPTPARQTRESFGERDYAPQARSADPYGAAPSAAASRGYGAREPALPRDAPMSREAPRGRDPMAARDYAPPARSQRDYAEPARREETVGDYARGGFAEERQASSFSSRTFDEYEKASSRGYGAASDSYGSARDPAGSSSSSRSAFSSRDQYPSGRGDRAEKPGYGDSYRTAPQSSYGGRSAPADRNGGGRPYSRY; encoded by the exons ATGCCTGCTGCAGTTAAAGACTCGCCAAACAAGGTCTTTGTGAGCAACATTCCTAAGACATGGGACGATGCGAAATTAGAATCAATATTTGTCAAGTTCGGCAAAATATCTCAAG TAAACTTGATGAAACATAGAGAGACCGGAGAATCTAGAGGATTTGGCTTCATCACATATGATAGCGAGGAGGATGCAAATGATGCTATACAGGGAATGAATGGAAAg GATATTGAAGGAGTGGAGCTGAAAGTAGATGCTGCCCTCAAGTCTCTACACTCAGGTGGAGCCGGTGGCGAAAGGGGCGGCCGAGGGGGCTTCAGAGGAAGAGGAGTCCCAAG aggAAGGGGAGGACCTCTTATGCGTGGAGGCCCAATGGGGGGCGGGTTCTCCCCAAGAGGCGGACCAAGGGGTGGCTTTATGCCAAGGGGGCGTGGCGGACCATTCAGAGGAGGCATGGGAGGTGAAGAAGGAGGAAGTCGAGGGCGTGGCCGATTTGATGGACCCCCACGAGGCGGACCACCAAGGGGCGGACCAAGGGGTGGCATGAGAGGGTCACCAAGGGGTGCGCCCAGAGGAGCACCCAGGGGGGCACCAAGGGGACGAGGTGGGCCAGGAAG acCTCTAATCGACAGACCTCCCATGGAAGAAATGGACCAAGATACAGGGTTCAACGGGCCCAGAGGAAGCAGACCTCTACTCGGTAAAG AGCCCCTATTACAAGACCCTGGAGCGCCAGATTACCATCAAGCTCGGGAACCCATGGGACATCCCGCCGAGAGAGCCCCAGAAGGATATCGTG ATCTGCCCCGGCACAGGCCCGACATGAATCAGGATCGATTGCAGCCGTGGGCCAGCCATGGCCGAAATG TAGGTGGATACGCAGACGGGGGATTGCTACCGACACATGAAGCTCAATGGGACAACACTGTCGGCGGAGAGAAGG GTGGAGGATATTCCGGAGGTTTGCTACCGACACATCAAGCCCTATGGGACGAAGCAACTGTCGGGAGAGAGCAGG GTGGCGGATACCCCGACCGAGGTTTGCTTCCAACTCGCCAAGCCCAGTGGGACGAGGCACCTGTGAGAAGAGATCtgg AACCCCTCATGCGTGAGAGAGAGGCTAGGGCGCCACCTCAAATGGAGCGTCATGCAG AGCGCCCTCGCTCTTCCTTCCCACCAGAGCGTGAAGCAGGCTATGGTGGCCGTGGTGGCGCTGGTGCTGCTCCCGCTTCCCAGTATGGAGAAGAGAGCTATG GTGGAGCCCGTGGTGGAGCCCGAGGTGGAGCCGCTGGACGTGGTGCCGCCCAGGAGGAGTACGGCCAGCAGAGCCGTGGAGCAGGAGGAGCTTATGACTACGCCGAGTCCAGGCCTGCCAGGGCGGAGTATGGGGCTGCTTCTGCTGCCGCTGCTGATCCATACCGCTCCAGAGCTCCCTATGGAGCCAATAGTGAGCCAACTCCAGCTCGCCAAACCAGAGAAAG TTTTGGCGAGCGTGACTACGCGCCTCAAGCTCGAAGCGCCGACCCGTACGGTGCGGCTCCGTCGGCTGCAGCATCCCGAGGATACGGAGCCAGGGAGCCTGCCCTCCCCCGCGATGCACCCATGTCCCGTGAAGCACCAAGGGGACGCGACCCAATGGCCGCCCGGGACTACGCCCCTCCTGCCCGTAGCCAGAGGGACTATGCTGAACCGGCTAGACGTGAAGAGACTGTAGGGGATTACGCCAGGGGAGGCTTTGCTGAGGAAAGACAAGCATCTTCCTTTTCCTCAAGAACCTTTGATGAATATG AGAAGGCCAGTAGCCGGGGATACGGAGCTGCCTCAGACAGCTATGGCTCTGCCAGGGACCCTGCTG GAAGCTCATCAAGTTCAAGATCGGCCTTTTCCTCTCGCGATCAGTACCCAAGTGGGCGTGGCGATCGTGCCGAAAAGCCCGGGTACGGCGACTCTTACAGAACCGCACCCCAATCCTCCTACGGTGGCCGCTCTGCCCCCGCCGATAGAAATGGGGGCGGCCGCCCTTACAGCCGTTATTAG